A genomic region of Bosea sp. 124 contains the following coding sequences:
- a CDS encoding [protein-PII] uridylyltransferase produces the protein MSSVADQPVLHLASVLESPRHAVTHLLESARAGGNADIRSLLVAGLREVLDQGHESARELLKRPRHGLACAQHLSAVMDAVVGSLHVAATEHFYPALNPSQSERIAVIAVGGYGRGTLAPGSDVDLLFLFPHKQTAWGESVVEAMLYPLWDLKLKVGHSVRSVDDCVREARADMTIRTALLEARFIAGDVLLFHDMVRRFGAEVVEGTAPAFTEAKLQERETRVRRAGTSRYLVEPNVKDGKGGLRDLNTLFWIAKYAYRVNDVRELVAAGLFDRKELLMFQRSEEFLWRVRCWLHFITGRAEERLSFDLQRQVAAAIGYAGRSGQAPVERFMKAYFLVAKDVGDLTAIVCAALEARQQKPRASLSRLLGSFAKRKRVRALGHPDFTLKSQRLNVIDADAFRRDPVNLLRLYEIASRDDLAIHPDASRLVTQSLRLVTPQLRNDPDANRIFLEILTARRSPEAVLRRMNESGLLGKFVPDFGRVVAMMQFNMYHHYTVDEHLIRAIGVLAEIDAGVLETEHPLANEIMPTITNRRALYVALLLHDIAKGRIEDHSVAGARIARKLAPRLGLTEGQTETAAWLVEHHLDMSTVAQSRDLGDPKTIESFAATVQTLERLKLLLVLTVADIKAVGPGVWNGWKGQLLRTLYYETEIVLAGGHSVIERKARVEKKQDGLKARLADWDEAARDAYLSRHYPAYWIKVDVAEQEKHARFLRRAEAEGRTTATLVETDQFRGVTALTILAPDHPRLLAIITGACAAAGGNIVDAQIFTTTDGLVLDTISVSRAFDRDDDELRRAERIAAAIERALKGEIKIADLVAQRRAPPARGQTFQVAPEVIIDNVLSARHTVLEVAGLDRPGLLYDLTTAIGKLNLNIASAHIATFGEKAVDVFYVTDLTNAKIVSTARQLTIRKALLDVFGPDAEKTHAPKAKVAARA, from the coding sequence GTGTCATCTGTTGCCGATCAGCCGGTGCTTCACCTCGCCTCCGTGCTGGAAAGCCCCCGGCACGCCGTGACCCATCTGCTCGAGAGCGCCCGCGCCGGCGGCAACGCCGATATCCGCAGCCTGCTCGTCGCCGGGCTGCGCGAGGTCCTCGACCAGGGCCATGAGTCCGCTCGCGAACTGCTGAAACGCCCTCGTCACGGCCTGGCCTGCGCACAGCATCTTTCGGCGGTGATGGATGCGGTGGTCGGCAGTCTCCATGTCGCGGCGACGGAGCATTTTTATCCAGCGCTCAACCCGTCCCAATCGGAACGCATCGCCGTGATCGCGGTCGGCGGCTATGGCCGCGGAACGCTGGCGCCGGGCTCGGATGTCGACCTGCTCTTCCTGTTCCCGCACAAGCAGACAGCCTGGGGCGAGAGCGTCGTCGAGGCCATGCTCTATCCGTTGTGGGATCTGAAGCTGAAGGTCGGCCATTCGGTGCGCTCGGTCGATGACTGCGTGCGCGAGGCGCGCGCCGACATGACGATCCGCACGGCGCTGCTGGAGGCCCGCTTCATCGCCGGCGACGTGCTTTTGTTCCACGACATGGTGCGCCGCTTCGGCGCCGAGGTGGTCGAGGGCACGGCACCGGCCTTCACCGAAGCCAAGCTGCAGGAGCGCGAGACCCGGGTTCGGCGCGCCGGCACGTCGCGCTATCTGGTCGAGCCCAACGTCAAGGATGGAAAGGGCGGCCTGCGCGATCTCAACACGCTGTTCTGGATCGCGAAATACGCCTATCGCGTCAACGATGTGCGCGAACTCGTCGCCGCCGGCCTGTTCGATCGCAAGGAACTGTTGATGTTCCAGCGCTCGGAGGAGTTCCTCTGGCGTGTGCGCTGCTGGCTGCATTTCATCACCGGACGGGCCGAGGAACGGCTCTCCTTCGATCTGCAAAGACAGGTGGCAGCCGCAATCGGCTATGCCGGGCGCAGCGGACAGGCGCCGGTCGAGCGCTTCATGAAGGCCTATTTCCTCGTGGCCAAGGATGTCGGGGACCTGACCGCGATCGTCTGCGCCGCGCTGGAAGCGCGTCAGCAGAAGCCGCGCGCCTCGCTCTCGCGGCTGCTCGGTTCCTTTGCCAAGCGCAAGCGCGTGCGAGCGCTCGGCCATCCCGACTTCACGCTGAAGAGCCAGCGGCTGAACGTCATCGATGCCGATGCGTTCCGGCGCGATCCGGTCAACCTGCTGCGGCTTTACGAGATCGCCAGCCGCGACGATCTCGCGATCCATCCCGATGCCAGCCGGCTGGTGACGCAGTCGCTGCGGCTGGTGACGCCGCAGCTGCGCAACGACCCCGACGCCAACCGGATCTTCCTCGAAATCCTGACAGCGCGGCGCTCGCCGGAGGCGGTGCTGCGGCGGATGAACGAGTCCGGGCTGCTCGGCAAGTTCGTGCCCGATTTCGGGCGCGTCGTCGCGATGATGCAGTTCAACATGTATCATCACTACACGGTGGACGAGCACCTGATCCGGGCCATCGGCGTGCTGGCCGAGATCGATGCCGGCGTGCTCGAAACCGAGCATCCGCTCGCCAACGAGATCATGCCGACGATCACCAATCGCCGCGCACTCTACGTCGCGCTGCTCCTGCACGACATCGCCAAGGGGCGGATCGAAGATCATTCGGTCGCGGGCGCCCGCATCGCACGCAAGCTCGCACCGCGGCTCGGCCTCACCGAAGGCCAGACCGAGACCGCAGCCTGGCTGGTCGAGCACCATCTCGACATGTCGACCGTCGCCCAGAGCCGCGATCTCGGCGACCCCAAGACGATCGAGAGCTTCGCCGCAACCGTGCAGACGCTGGAGCGGCTGAAGCTCCTGCTGGTTCTGACCGTCGCCGACATCAAGGCGGTCGGCCCCGGCGTCTGGAACGGCTGGAAGGGTCAGCTCCTGCGAACGCTCTATTACGAGACCGAGATCGTGCTCGCCGGCGGCCATTCGGTGATCGAGCGCAAGGCCCGGGTCGAGAAGAAGCAGGATGGCCTGAAGGCGCGCCTCGCCGATTGGGACGAGGCCGCCCGCGACGCCTATCTCTCCCGGCATTATCCAGCCTACTGGATCAAGGTGGACGTCGCCGAGCAGGAAAAGCATGCGCGCTTCCTGCGCCGGGCGGAAGCGGAGGGCCGCACCACGGCGACGCTGGTCGAGACCGACCAGTTTCGCGGCGTGACGGCTCTGACCATCCTCGCTCCCGACCATCCCCGCCTGCTCGCGATCATCACCGGCGCCTGCGCTGCGGCCGGCGGCAACATCGTCGATGCGCAGATCTTCACGACGACGGACGGGCTCGTGCTCGACACGATCTCGGTCTCGCGCGCCTTCGACCGCGACGACGATGAATTGCGCCGGGCCGAGCGGATCGCGGCCGCGATCGAGCGTGCGCTGAAGGGCGAGATCAAGATCGCCGATCTCGTCGCCCAGCGCCGTGCGCCGCCAGCGCGCGGCCAGACCTTCCAGGTCGCGCCCGAGGTCATCATCGATAATGTGCTGTCGGCCCGCCACACCGTTCTGGAGGTCGCCGGGCTCGACCGGCCGGGGTTGCTCTACGATCTCACCACCGCGATCGGAAAGCTCAACCTCAACATCGCCTCTGCGCATATCGCGACCTTCGGCGAGAAGGCGGTCGACGTGTTCTACGTCACTGACCTGACCAATGCGAAGATCGTCTCGACCGCGCGCCAGTTGACGATCCGCAAGGCCCTGCTCGACGTCTTCGGTCCCGATGCGGAGAAGACGCATGCACCCAAGGCCAAGGTCGCCGCGCGTGCTTGA
- the grpE gene encoding nucleotide exchange factor GrpE, translated as MTQKPATENPNAEPAVDEAAPQSPEEIIQANFARIEAERDDLKDKLLRTLADMENLRRRTEREIGDAKAYAVTSFARDMLGSADNLRRALESLPESARAAEEPALKALIEGVELTERDLVKTLERHGVRKIDPQGEKFDPNMHQAMFEAPDAEIGKGLVSKVVQSGYKIGERVLRPALVGVSAGAPKPQAADGGDAAPSGH; from the coding sequence ATGACGCAGAAGCCTGCGACGGAAAACCCGAACGCCGAGCCCGCGGTCGACGAGGCCGCGCCCCAGTCCCCCGAAGAGATCATCCAGGCCAATTTCGCCAGGATCGAGGCCGAGCGTGACGACCTCAAGGACAAACTCCTGCGCACGCTCGCCGACATGGAAAACCTGCGCCGGCGCACCGAGCGCGAGATCGGCGACGCCAAGGCCTATGCCGTGACGAGCTTCGCCCGCGACATGCTGGGCTCGGCCGACAATCTGCGCCGGGCGCTGGAAAGCCTGCCCGAGAGCGCCCGTGCTGCCGAGGAGCCCGCGCTCAAGGCCCTGATCGAGGGCGTCGAGCTGACCGAGCGCGATCTGGTCAAGACGCTGGAGCGCCATGGCGTGCGGAAGATCGACCCTCAGGGCGAGAAATTCGACCCCAACATGCATCAGGCGATGTTCGAGGCACCCGATGCGGAGATCGGCAAGGGGCTCGTCTCCAAGGTCGTGCAGTCCGGCTACAAGATCGGCGAGCGCGTACTGCGTCCGGCTCTCGTCGGCGTTTCGGCCGGCGCGCCGAAGCCGCAGGCGGCTGACGGCGGAGACGCTGCCCCGAGCGGCCACTGA
- a CDS encoding trimeric intracellular cation channel family protein — MLEAAGVAIFALTGALVAARKGMDPFGFILLATTTGTGGGTMRDLALGRPVGWVEAPLNVLICASVALVAWLIAYLRPGQLEGWSAKRVLLWADASGMALFAVSGTQIALAADVPLLSAIALGAVTASFGGILRDILAGDRAMVLWSRDFYVTAATAGASATALLTYFGFAPVVVLLGGLAAGFGLRAGSILFGWSFPHLPGNDPR; from the coding sequence GTGCTTGAGGCCGCCGGCGTCGCCATCTTCGCGCTGACCGGCGCCCTCGTCGCCGCGCGCAAGGGCATGGACCCGTTCGGGTTCATTCTGCTCGCGACCACAACCGGTACCGGGGGCGGCACCATGCGCGACCTGGCGCTGGGCCGGCCCGTCGGCTGGGTCGAAGCGCCTCTGAATGTCCTGATCTGCGCCAGCGTGGCGCTCGTCGCCTGGCTCATCGCCTATCTGCGGCCGGGCCAGCTCGAAGGCTGGAGCGCCAAGCGCGTGCTCCTCTGGGCGGATGCGTCGGGAATGGCGCTCTTTGCGGTCTCCGGCACGCAGATCGCACTGGCGGCCGACGTTCCGCTGCTTTCGGCGATCGCGCTCGGCGCCGTCACCGCCTCTTTCGGCGGGATCCTCCGTGACATCCTCGCCGGTGACCGCGCCATGGTGCTGTGGAGCCGCGATTTCTATGTCACCGCCGCCACCGCCGGCGCGAGCGCGACGGCGCTCCTGACCTATTTCGGCTTCGCCCCCGTCGTCGTCCTGCTCGGCGGCCTTGCGGCGGGCTTCGGGCTTCGGGCCGGCTCGATCCTGTTCGGCTGGTCGTTCCCGCATCTCCCTGGCAACGACCCGCGCTGA
- a CDS encoding alpha-ketoglutarate-dependent dioxygenase AlkB, with product MTRLVVAPGVVHWPGYLAPQAQAALVDDLREVARFAPFFQPRMPRTGKPFSVRMTNCGSLGWVSDEAGYRYQPLHPATGEPWPPMPAVLSQAWRELAGYPHPPEACLVNFYEASAKMGLHQDRDEQAFDAPVLSLSLGDTAVFRIGGTQRGGKTVSLKLASGDALLFGGEARLAYHGIDRILAGSSALLPQGGRINLTLRRVTKPAA from the coding sequence ATGACCCGGCTCGTCGTCGCGCCCGGCGTCGTCCACTGGCCGGGCTATCTTGCGCCGCAGGCACAGGCCGCGCTGGTCGACGATCTGCGCGAGGTCGCGCGGTTCGCGCCGTTCTTCCAGCCGCGCATGCCCAGGACCGGAAAGCCCTTCTCGGTCCGGATGACCAATTGCGGTTCGCTCGGCTGGGTCTCCGACGAGGCCGGCTACCGTTACCAGCCGCTGCATCCGGCGACGGGCGAACCCTGGCCGCCGATGCCTGCGGTGCTGTCGCAGGCCTGGCGGGAGCTTGCGGGCTATCCGCATCCTCCGGAGGCCTGCCTGGTCAATTTCTATGAGGCGAGCGCGAAGATGGGGCTGCATCAGGACCGCGACGAGCAGGCGTTCGACGCGCCGGTGCTGTCGCTGTCGCTCGGTGATACGGCGGTCTTCAGGATCGGCGGCACCCAGCGCGGCGGCAAGACGGTCTCGCTGAAGCTCGCCTCGGGCGACGCACTGCTCTTCGGTGGCGAGGCGCGGCTGGCCTATCACGGCATCGACCGCATCCTCGCCGGCTCCTCGGCGCTGCTGCCGCAGGGCGGGCGGATCAACCTGACCTTGCGGCGCGTGACGAAGCCTGCCGCCTGA
- the dapB gene encoding 4-hydroxy-tetrahydrodipicolinate reductase — MRLVVVGAAGRMGRMLIKAIHEAPGCILSAAIERPGSAMLGQDAGVLAGLPASGVLVGEDAPAAFAAAEGVLDFTTPDSTVAFAALAARARIAHIVGTTGLEPQHLAKLEGSAQETAIIRSGNMSLGVNLLAALVRKVAATLGTDWDIEIAEMHHRMKVDAPSGTAVLLGEAAAEGRAVDLAKQRVAVRDGHTGARVPGTIGFATLRGGTVVGDHKVIFAGTGERLELSHIAEDRSLFAQGAIKAALWGRGRKPGLYSMADVLGLDTL; from the coding sequence ATGCGTCTCGTCGTCGTCGGTGCCGCCGGCCGCATGGGCCGGATGCTGATCAAGGCGATCCACGAGGCTCCGGGCTGTATCCTGTCGGCTGCGATCGAGCGGCCCGGCTCGGCCATGCTGGGCCAGGATGCCGGCGTGCTGGCCGGCCTGCCGGCGAGCGGCGTGCTGGTCGGCGAGGATGCGCCGGCGGCGTTCGCCGCAGCCGAGGGCGTGCTGGATTTCACGACGCCCGATTCGACCGTCGCCTTCGCCGCGCTCGCTGCCCGGGCGCGCATCGCCCACATCGTCGGCACCACCGGGCTGGAGCCGCAGCATCTGGCGAAGCTGGAAGGGTCGGCGCAGGAAACGGCCATCATCCGCTCCGGCAATATGAGCCTCGGCGTCAATCTGCTGGCCGCGCTCGTCCGCAAGGTTGCGGCGACGCTCGGCACCGACTGGGACATCGAGATCGCTGAGATGCATCACCGCATGAAGGTCGATGCCCCTTCGGGCACCGCCGTCCTGCTGGGCGAGGCGGCGGCCGAGGGACGGGCAGTCGATCTGGCAAAGCAGCGTGTCGCCGTGCGCGACGGCCATACCGGCGCGCGCGTGCCGGGTACGATCGGCTTCGCGACGCTCCGCGGCGGCACGGTCGTCGGCGATCACAAGGTCATTTTCGCAGGCACTGGCGAGCGGCTCGAACTCTCCCATATCGCCGAGGATCGCAGCCTCTTCGCGCAAGGAGCGATCAAGGCGGCGCTCTGGGGCAGGGGGCGCAAGCCGGGCCTGTATTCCATGGCCGACGTGCTCGGCCTCGATACGCTGTAG
- a CDS encoding TIM44-like domain-containing protein, producing MSLISLARRGRVVAVLAGALLLVPVLAEARPGGGKGGFGSRGSRTESAPARTNTAPNGAQPFQRSATPSPTQAAPAAGAAAAAQAARPSMARNLMMGLGAGLLGAGLFGMLSGAGFFSGLASLAGMFGFLLQLALIGGAIWLALRFFRRRAEPQLAGAGAPMPREMYQPQPDARMGAMGGGAGRPAATPQTAPIELSGEDFSTFERLLGEINTAYSNEDEKGLRDRVTPEMFGYFDEDLSGNARKGLVDRVSDVKLVQGDLSEAWREGDLDYATVAMRFSLINALYERATGKVVDGNATVPQEVTEHWTFLRPRGGAWKLSGIQQAA from the coding sequence ATGTCTCTGATTTCGCTCGCCCGCCGTGGTCGTGTCGTCGCTGTGCTCGCTGGCGCTCTGCTTCTCGTCCCTGTGCTCGCCGAGGCCAGGCCCGGTGGCGGCAAGGGCGGGTTCGGCAGCCGCGGTTCGCGCACCGAGTCGGCGCCGGCCCGCACCAATACTGCCCCGAATGGCGCGCAGCCCTTCCAGCGCAGCGCGACGCCTTCGCCGACGCAGGCTGCTCCGGCTGCCGGCGCTGCCGCCGCCGCGCAGGCCGCGCGGCCGTCGATGGCGCGCAACCTGATGATGGGCCTCGGCGCGGGTCTGCTGGGCGCTGGCCTGTTCGGTATGCTCTCGGGCGCCGGTTTCTTCAGCGGGCTCGCCTCGCTGGCCGGCATGTTCGGCTTCCTGCTGCAGCTCGCCCTCATCGGCGGCGCGATCTGGCTGGCGCTGCGCTTCTTCCGCCGCCGGGCCGAGCCGCAGCTGGCCGGTGCCGGTGCGCCGATGCCGCGCGAGATGTACCAGCCGCAGCCCGACGCCCGCATGGGCGCCATGGGTGGTGGGGCGGGCCGTCCGGCTGCCACGCCGCAGACCGCGCCGATCGAGCTTTCGGGTGAGGATTTCAGCACCTTCGAGCGCCTGCTCGGCGAGATCAACACGGCCTATTCGAACGAGGACGAGAAGGGTCTGCGCGACCGCGTCACGCCCGAGATGTTCGGCTATTTCGACGAGGATCTCTCGGGCAATGCCCGCAAGGGCCTGGTCGACCGGGTCTCGGACGTCAAGCTGGTGCAGGGCGACCTGTCGGAAGCCTGGCGCGAGGGCGACCTCGACTACGCGACCGTTGCGATGCGCTTCAGCCTGATCAACGCGCTCTATGAGCGCGCCACCGGCAAGGTCGTCGATGGCAATGCGACCGTCCCGCAGGAGGTCACCGAGCACTGGACCTTCCTGCGTCCGCGCGGCGGCGCCTGGAAGCTCTCGGGCATCCAGCAGGCCGCCTGA
- a CDS encoding amidase — MQSLRKILSRIERGEATPADALAATAARIAELEPQIQAFASRPDALLPGEGPLAGIACGVKDIIDIADLPTRMGSAIYDGWQPRADAPIVMALKAAGATVAGKTHTTAFAFLDPAPTRNPHDLTASPGGSSAGSAAAVAAGMIPLAIGTQTGGSVIRPAAYCGVAAIKPSYALLPTVGVKPFSWSLDTLGLMAASADDVGAALAAIAGRPSLDAPAASLAGLRIGIHEQAYAGAPEPASAAALQRFRELAADAGAVLVPHDGPAALAEAFHAHGPLQDYEATQALAWEYAHHRDALPPKLRAYLDAARATTPEQYDEARRLSRRGRDAARDFFGEVDVVVSYAAPGEAPDTLESTGDSRFNRLWTLLGVPCVTVPLARGPRGLPATVQIIAGFGSDEHVIAVAKALEKRVEAGA, encoded by the coding sequence ATGCAGAGCCTGCGCAAGATCCTGAGCCGCATCGAGCGCGGCGAGGCCACACCCGCCGATGCGCTTGCCGCCACGGCCGCGCGCATCGCGGAGCTTGAACCGCAGATCCAGGCCTTCGCCAGCCGCCCGGACGCGCTCCTGCCCGGCGAAGGGCCGCTCGCCGGCATCGCCTGTGGCGTCAAGGATATTATCGACATCGCCGATCTGCCGACGCGAATGGGCTCAGCCATCTATGACGGCTGGCAGCCGCGCGCCGATGCGCCGATCGTCATGGCGTTGAAGGCGGCGGGGGCGACCGTCGCGGGCAAGACCCATACGACCGCCTTCGCCTTTCTCGATCCGGCACCGACCCGCAACCCGCACGACCTGACGGCGAGCCCCGGCGGGTCTTCGGCCGGCTCGGCCGCCGCCGTCGCTGCCGGCATGATCCCGCTCGCCATCGGCACCCAGACCGGCGGATCGGTGATCCGGCCCGCCGCTTATTGCGGCGTCGCCGCGATCAAGCCCTCCTATGCGCTGCTGCCGACCGTCGGGGTGAAGCCCTTCTCCTGGTCGCTCGATACGCTGGGCCTGATGGCCGCGAGCGCAGACGATGTCGGTGCCGCGCTGGCGGCGATCGCCGGCCGCCCAAGCCTCGACGCCCCGGCCGCGAGTCTGGCCGGGCTGCGCATCGGCATCCACGAGCAGGCCTATGCCGGCGCACCCGAGCCGGCCTCGGCGGCCGCGCTGCAGCGCTTCCGGGAGCTTGCCGCCGACGCTGGCGCGGTGCTCGTCCCCCATGACGGCCCGGCGGCGCTGGCCGAGGCTTTCCACGCTCACGGCCCGCTGCAGGACTATGAGGCGACGCAGGCGCTGGCCTGGGAATACGCGCATCATCGCGACGCCTTGCCGCCGAAGCTGCGCGCCTATCTCGACGCTGCCCGCGCGACCACGCCCGAGCAATATGACGAGGCGCGCCGGCTCTCGCGCCGAGGCCGCGATGCGGCTCGGGACTTCTTCGGCGAGGTCGATGTCGTGGTGAGCTACGCCGCTCCCGGCGAGGCGCCGGATACGCTCGAATCCACCGGCGATTCCCGCTTCAACCGCCTCTGGACCCTGCTCGGCGTGCCCTGCGTGACGGTGCCGCTGGCGCGCGGCCCGCGCGGTCTTCCGGCGACCGTCCAGATCATTGCCGGGTTCGGCAGCGACGAACATGTCATCGCCGTGGCGAAGGCCTTGGAAAAGCGTGTCGAGGCAGGCGCCTAG
- a CDS encoding DUF2798 domain-containing protein: MTGKARFIFPVLMAGIMAFLMTALVTWLNLGLPPDFVRHWLAAFAVAWPCAAGTAFIAIPIARRATGLIVRVIGE, from the coding sequence ATGACGGGCAAGGCACGCTTCATTTTTCCGGTTCTGATGGCGGGCATCATGGCCTTCCTGATGACCGCGCTGGTGACCTGGCTCAATCTCGGGCTGCCGCCCGATTTCGTTCGGCACTGGCTGGCGGCCTTTGCCGTCGCCTGGCCCTGCGCCGCCGGTACGGCCTTCATCGCCATTCCGATCGCGCGCCGCGCGACGGGTCTGATCGTCCGCGTCATCGGAGAGTGA
- a CDS encoding extensin family protein, with translation MRRVHLALIALGLLGSGLAGCGKFQKPQRAAWRDQAEAACLSSRQVQLSSYVSLRDKPIDGPGTCGMEKPLKVSAFANGGVGLTSSATLSCPVVATTDTWLAQVVQPAAQNVLGAQVIEIRAGSYSCRAMNNGSGTSRTSEHAYGNAVDVFSFRLNDGRNITVKDGWRGSPEEQNFLREVFVGACEHFSTVLGPGADMFHYDHFHIDLARHSKGRHICKPVIKYTPNYNLPPPDPARPYSMAQPRLRDSAPALVAGGGGLLRQPSGGMRPPGAVANAGAYPVAAHGGQGLESQRRFLEEYDNKPLNPPRASRPAGGSYQPQALPSEQRGPLMLPGSVPPTEEMILGDDEGTGVMDQEGYDQAQPAISPDRDPFAYSAGRAPPRR, from the coding sequence ATGCGACGCGTTCACCTCGCCCTCATCGCGCTCGGCTTGCTCGGCTCCGGCCTTGCCGGCTGCGGCAAATTCCAGAAACCGCAGCGCGCCGCCTGGCGCGACCAGGCGGAAGCCGCCTGCCTGTCCTCGCGCCAGGTGCAGCTCTCTTCCTATGTCAGCCTGCGCGACAAGCCGATCGACGGCCCCGGCACATGCGGCATGGAAAAGCCGCTGAAGGTCTCAGCCTTCGCCAATGGCGGTGTCGGCCTGACCAGCAGCGCCACCCTGTCATGCCCGGTGGTCGCGACCACCGACACATGGCTGGCGCAGGTGGTGCAGCCGGCCGCGCAGAACGTGCTCGGCGCCCAGGTCATCGAGATCAGGGCCGGCTCCTATTCCTGCCGGGCCATGAACAACGGCTCCGGCACCAGCCGGACCTCGGAGCACGCCTATGGCAATGCCGTCGACGTGTTCTCCTTCCGCCTGAACGACGGGCGCAACATCACCGTCAAGGATGGCTGGCGCGGCTCGCCCGAGGAGCAGAACTTCCTGCGCGAGGTCTTCGTCGGCGCCTGCGAGCACTTCTCGACCGTGCTCGGGCCCGGCGCGGACATGTTCCACTACGACCATTTCCACATCGACCTGGCGCGCCACTCGAAGGGCCGGCACATCTGCAAGCCAGTGATCAAGTACACGCCGAACTACAACCTGCCGCCGCCGGACCCGGCACGCCCCTATTCCATGGCACAGCCGAGATTGCGTGACAGCGCACCGGCGCTGGTGGCGGGCGGCGGCGGGCTGCTGCGCCAGCCGAGCGGCGGCATGCGTCCGCCGGGTGCGGTCGCGAACGCCGGAGCCTATCCGGTCGCGGCCCATGGCGGACAGGGGCTGGAGAGCCAGCGCCGCTTCCTCGAGGAGTATGACAACAAGCCGCTCAACCCGCCGCGCGCCAGCCGGCCCGCAGGCGGCTCCTACCAGCCGCAGGCACTGCCGAGCGAGCAGCGCGGGCCTTTGATGCTGCCGGGCTCCGTGCCGCCGACCGAGGAGATGATCCTCGGCGACGACGAGGGCACCGGCGTCATGGATCAGGAAGGCTACGACCAGGCCCAGCCCGCGATCAGCCCCGACCGGGACCCGTTCGCCTACAGTGCAGGGCGCGCTCCGCCACGGCGCTAA
- the mepA gene encoding penicillin-insensitive murein endopeptidase produces the protein MHALNRRILAASVLLIAALAPVTGQAQSTADEEARRRAANIAAFPEAARALFGQKTAPAGMQARAIGSYARGCLAGATALPIDGPSWQVMRLARNRNWGHPVLIDYLEDLARDVPKINGWPGLLVGDISQPRGGPMLTGHASHQIGLDADLWLTPMPRTRLDGEARENMPAVNMARADWRDVDPKNWTPAHTKLIRTAASEPRVERIFVNPALKVALCREAGADRSWLNKVRPIWGHNYHFHIRMSCPAGMASCSGQEPPNFGDGCGEELSGWIERQRAAIFAPPKPPRTGPPPKPKPPMSLDALPAECRQVLVSR, from the coding sequence ATGCACGCCCTGAATCGCCGAATCCTCGCCGCCTCCGTGCTCCTGATCGCGGCGCTCGCGCCCGTGACGGGGCAGGCTCAATCGACCGCCGATGAGGAGGCCAGGCGCCGCGCAGCCAACATCGCGGCCTTTCCGGAGGCTGCCCGCGCCCTCTTCGGCCAGAAGACGGCGCCGGCCGGCATGCAGGCGCGCGCCATCGGCTCCTATGCCCGCGGCTGCCTTGCCGGCGCGACCGCGCTGCCCATCGACGGGCCGAGCTGGCAGGTGATGCGGCTCGCCCGTAACCGCAACTGGGGGCACCCAGTCCTGATCGACTACCTCGAGGACCTTGCCCGCGACGTGCCGAAGATCAATGGCTGGCCCGGCCTCCTCGTCGGCGACATCTCGCAGCCGCGCGGCGGGCCGATGCTGACCGGCCACGCCTCCCACCAGATCGGCCTCGACGCTGATCTCTGGCTGACGCCGATGCCGCGCACCCGTCTCGACGGCGAGGCCCGCGAGAACATGCCGGCCGTCAACATGGCCCGCGCCGACTGGCGCGACGTCGATCCGAAGAACTGGACGCCGGCCCATACGAAGCTGATCAGGACGGCGGCGAGCGAGCCCCGGGTCGAGCGCATCTTCGTCAATCCGGCCCTGAAGGTCGCGCTCTGCCGCGAGGCTGGCGCGGACCGCTCATGGCTGAACAAGGTCCGGCCGATCTGGGGCCACAACTACCATTTCCATATCCGCATGAGCTGCCCGGCCGGGATGGCGAGCTGCAGCGGCCAGGAACCGCCGAATTTCGGCGATGGTTGCGGCGAGGAGCTTTCGGGCTGGATCGAGCGTCAGCGCGCCGCGATCTTCGCCCCACCGAAGCCGCCCCGCACGGGGCCGCCGCCGAAGCCCAAGCCGCCGATGTCGCTCGATGCGCTGCCGGCCGAATGCCGGCAGGTGCTGGTGTCGCGCTAG